The following proteins are encoded in a genomic region of Clostridium kluyveri:
- the mazG gene encoding nucleoside triphosphate pyrophosphohydrolase yields MIKVVGLGPGSPDSLTMGTIDILKNTDRIYLRTEKHPTVSYLRQLGINFETYDYVYEKEKKFEDVYSNIVKDLIFKEKQFKEIVYGVPGHPLVAEKSVMLLLKLCEKQAIDVKVIPSVSFIDVIMERLKINVVEGIKIIDAFDIKSHLMDKRVGIIITQVYDRLIASEVKLALMDYYKDDTNIFFIRAAGVEGIESIREIKLYELDRQSDIDYLTSVYIPKGIEIIYDLKDLLDIMERLRSETGCPWDKEQNHDSLKKYLIEESYEVIESIEEKDDTKLVEELGDVLLQVIFHCQIGKEEGFFNINDVIRAICDKMIKRHPHVFGNMEIDNSKEVLASWDKIKKKEQGLKTYTDELRHVAKTLPALMRAFKVQEKAAKVGFDWEKVEYALDKVLEEYYEVKEVYKGEQKVKILEEIGDLIFACVNVARFLDIDPEFALNYTIEKFIRRFAYIEKNSREHGLDMANMTLDEMDELWEEAKNKF; encoded by the coding sequence GTGATTAAAGTAGTAGGATTAGGTCCTGGTTCTCCAGATTCCCTTACCATGGGTACTATTGATATACTAAAAAATACAGATAGAATTTATTTAAGAACAGAAAAACACCCTACGGTAAGCTATTTAAGACAGTTAGGCATTAATTTTGAAACTTATGATTATGTATATGAAAAAGAAAAAAAATTTGAAGATGTATATAGTAATATTGTAAAAGATTTAATATTTAAAGAAAAACAATTTAAAGAAATAGTTTATGGGGTACCAGGTCATCCACTGGTAGCGGAAAAATCTGTTATGTTATTGTTAAAACTGTGCGAAAAGCAAGCTATAGATGTAAAAGTAATACCTTCAGTTAGTTTTATAGATGTAATTATGGAAAGATTAAAAATAAATGTAGTTGAAGGAATAAAAATAATAGACGCTTTTGATATAAAAAGTCATCTGATGGATAAACGAGTAGGAATAATAATAACACAGGTATATGATAGGCTAATTGCATCAGAGGTAAAGTTGGCACTTATGGATTATTATAAAGATGATACAAATATATTTTTTATAAGAGCTGCGGGGGTTGAAGGAATAGAAAGTATAAGGGAAATTAAATTATATGAGCTTGACAGACAAAGTGATATAGATTATTTAACTTCAGTTTATATACCTAAAGGTATAGAAATCATCTATGATTTAAAAGATTTGTTAGATATAATGGAAAGATTAAGAAGTGAAACAGGATGTCCGTGGGATAAAGAACAAAATCATGATAGTTTAAAAAAATACCTTATAGAAGAAAGTTATGAAGTTATAGAATCCATAGAAGAAAAAGATGATACAAAATTAGTAGAAGAATTAGGAGACGTATTATTACAGGTGATTTTTCATTGTCAAATAGGAAAAGAGGAAGGTTTTTTCAATATAAATGATGTAATTAGGGCTATATGTGATAAAATGATAAAGAGACATCCACATGTATTTGGAAATATGGAAATTGATAATTCTAAGGAGGTGCTAGCAAGCTGGGATAAAATAAAGAAAAAGGAACAAGGATTAAAAACATATACAGATGAACTCAGACATGTAGCTAAAACTTTACCGGCCTTAATGAGAGCTTTTAAGGTTCAGGAAAAAGCCGCAAAGGTAGGTTTTGACTGGGAAAAAGTTGAATATGCTTTAGATAAGGTATTAGAGGAATATTATGAAGTCAAAGAGGTATATAAAGGTGAACAAAAGGTAAAAATATTAGAAGAAATAGGGGATTTAATATTTGCATGTGTAAATGTTGCAAGATTCCTTGACATTGACCCCGAGTTTGCATTAAATTATACTATAGAGAAATTTATAAGGCGTTTTGCATATATAGAAAAAAATTCTAGAGAACATGGATTAGATATGGCAAATATGACTTTGGATGAAATGGATGAACTTTGGGAGGAAGCCAAAAATAAGTTTTAA
- the yabP gene encoding sporulation protein YabP has product MEKKEINIEHKKSLLSLESRRKLILTGIIEVVSFNEDQIVLNTNLGTLNIKGKDLKMNKLDVQNGDVVIIGVINACVYTSSEPKKKRQNLISKIFK; this is encoded by the coding sequence ATGGAGAAAAAAGAAATAAATATAGAACATAAGAAGAGTCTTCTGAGTCTTGAAAGTAGGAGGAAGTTAATTTTAACGGGTATTATAGAAGTAGTCAGTTTTAATGAAGACCAAATAGTTTTAAATACTAATCTTGGAACCCTCAATATAAAAGGAAAAGATCTGAAAATGAATAAGTTGGATGTACAAAATGGCGATGTTGTTATTATAGGAGTTATAAATGCCTGTGTATATACAAGCAGTGAACCCAAAAAAAAGAGACAAAATCTAATATCAAAGATATTTAAATAA
- the tilS gene encoding tRNA lysidine(34) synthetase TilS: protein MIENVLNTIEENKMFNRGDKVIVAVSGGPDSICLLHMLYVLQNRLGITLYAAHVNHCLRAEEGDKDEEYVKKFCESLSVEFKSLKMDVNYIAKEKRISCESAGREVRYKFFEELKKELKAEKIAIAHNANDQAETVLMRIMRGAGLQGLTGINPVRDNVFVRPLIRITRDEIEKYCDNNNLHPRIDKTNLETIYSRNKIRLELIPYIQNNFNKDIVTVLNRLSDIIKIDNDYLNYISREKFKKYCEIKAQKVIIFKEAFLEDKAVLVRIIRMSLEAVEGNLKDIEKIHIFSIINVQKCSTGKEIMLPHNLVALNNYGNIIIKKYIKECMKNCEVQYVLQMGFNNITDIKSKIYINLIELKEYAYYKKDRFIQYFDYDKIKGSIILRNRRKGDRFIPLGMIGNKKLKSLFIDLKISKDKRDKIPLVCFGDNIGWIVGYRISELFKVDKNTKNILAIKFESEEL from the coding sequence TTGATAGAAAATGTACTTAATACTATAGAAGAAAATAAAATGTTTAATAGAGGTGATAAGGTAATAGTAGCTGTGTCAGGAGGGCCTGATTCCATATGCTTATTACATATGTTATATGTTCTGCAAAATAGATTAGGCATAACTTTATATGCAGCTCATGTAAATCATTGTTTAAGAGCAGAAGAAGGGGATAAGGACGAGGAGTATGTAAAAAAATTTTGTGAAAGTTTATCTGTTGAATTTAAAAGTTTAAAAATGGATGTAAATTATATTGCCAAAGAAAAAAGAATATCCTGCGAAAGTGCAGGAAGAGAAGTAAGATATAAATTTTTTGAAGAATTAAAGAAAGAATTAAAAGCTGAAAAAATAGCTATAGCTCATAATGCTAATGATCAGGCAGAAACTGTTCTAATGAGAATTATGAGAGGGGCGGGTCTACAGGGTTTAACTGGTATAAATCCTGTGAGAGATAATGTTTTTGTAAGGCCTTTAATACGTATTACCAGAGATGAAATTGAAAAATATTGTGATAATAATAATCTTCATCCCAGAATTGATAAGACTAATTTGGAAACTATATATTCAAGGAATAAAATAAGATTAGAGCTTATACCTTATATACAAAATAATTTTAATAAGGATATAGTTACGGTGTTAAATAGGCTTTCTGATATAATAAAAATAGATAATGATTATTTGAATTATATTTCTCGGGAAAAATTTAAAAAATATTGTGAAATAAAAGCACAAAAGGTTATAATATTTAAAGAGGCATTTCTAGAGGATAAAGCTGTATTAGTTAGAATAATTAGGATGTCCCTGGAAGCTGTGGAAGGAAATTTAAAAGATATTGAAAAAATCCACATTTTCAGTATAATAAATGTTCAAAAGTGTTCTACAGGTAAAGAAATAATGTTACCTCACAATTTGGTGGCATTAAATAATTATGGAAATATAATAATAAAAAAATATATAAAAGAATGTATGAAAAATTGTGAGGTACAGTATGTATTACAAATGGGATTTAACAATATTACTGATATTAAGTCTAAAATTTATATAAATTTAATTGAATTAAAAGAATATGCATATTATAAAAAAGATAGATTTATTCAGTATTTTGATTATGATAAAATAAAAGGGAGTATTATATTAAGGAACAGAAGGAAGGGAGATAGATTTATACCGCTTGGAATGATTGGAAATAAGAAATTAAAGAGTTTATTTATAGATTTAAAGATATCTAAAGATAAGAGGGATAAAATTCCCCTAGTATGTTTTGGAGATAACATTGGGTGGATTGTTGGATATAGAATAAGTGAACTTTTTAAGGTAGATAAAAACACTAAGAATATTTTGGCTATAAAGTTTGAAAGCGAGGAACTATAA
- a CDS encoding putative polysaccharide biosynthesis protein, translated as MKKQSLIKGTVVLGIAGIISKFLGLFFRWPLQMLIGDEGVGYYQMSFPLYMFFIAVASGIPVAVSKMVSERNATGDYEGVIQVFKKSVLLMFVLGTGFTAILLIFSDPIIHFLKWDKKSYYSLVAIAFAPMFISIMSAFRGFFQGLQNMNYTAMSQVVEQIGRILVGVGLAYLLLPKGIEYSAGGAALGAAAGGLFGGIYLIIKYVHVRKEIKVFKVSDNKEILTKLLYIAVPVSLGAAVSSIMSLIDSALVPQKLLEAGFTYRDAAILYGQLTGKAFILINVPLTLSSALCASLMPIIAESHILNKKVDVINKVDLSFKLSNVIAFPSMLGLYTLAYPILDLIFPGQSAGFNILQYSALSIPFIILVQTSTAILQGVGYYIRPVFNLAVGCIIKIIITLSMVPVPSINIYGAILGSIGGYAVTCVLNIVFLSKKLKINMNYFQTMVKPAFASFFMIGSVVIIYWYVYNYTMSSRIACFLSIISGLIIYVPLIVVFGIFKYSYIKDKFLKK; from the coding sequence ATGAAAAAACAATCGCTTATAAAAGGAACCGTTGTATTAGGAATAGCGGGTATAATATCTAAATTTTTAGGTCTATTTTTTAGATGGCCTCTTCAAATGCTTATTGGAGATGAAGGTGTAGGATATTATCAGATGTCTTTTCCATTATATATGTTTTTTATTGCGGTGGCGTCAGGCATACCGGTAGCAGTATCTAAAATGGTATCCGAAAGAAATGCTACAGGGGATTATGAGGGAGTAATTCAGGTATTTAAAAAATCCGTACTTTTAATGTTTGTCTTAGGGACAGGTTTTACGGCCATACTTCTTATATTTTCTGACCCTATTATACATTTTTTAAAATGGGATAAAAAATCCTATTATTCTCTAGTAGCAATTGCATTTGCACCTATGTTTATATCTATAATGAGTGCTTTTAGAGGATTCTTTCAAGGACTCCAAAATATGAATTATACTGCTATGTCTCAAGTGGTAGAGCAAATAGGAAGAATATTGGTAGGAGTTGGACTTGCATATTTACTTTTACCTAAAGGCATAGAGTATTCCGCAGGAGGGGCGGCATTGGGAGCTGCTGCCGGAGGACTATTTGGGGGAATATATCTAATAATTAAATATGTTCATGTGAGAAAAGAGATAAAGGTATTTAAAGTATCAGATAATAAAGAAATATTGACTAAATTACTATACATAGCAGTTCCAGTATCTCTGGGAGCGGCTGTAAGCAGTATAATGAGTCTTATAGACTCAGCTTTGGTACCCCAAAAATTACTAGAAGCGGGATTTACATATAGGGATGCTGCCATATTATATGGACAACTCACTGGGAAAGCCTTTATATTAATAAATGTACCCTTAACATTATCCTCTGCATTATGTGCTTCTCTAATGCCTATAATTGCAGAATCCCATATATTAAATAAAAAGGTTGATGTTATAAACAAAGTAGATCTATCCTTTAAACTTTCTAATGTAATTGCATTCCCATCCATGTTAGGATTATATACTTTGGCATATCCAATTTTAGATCTAATATTTCCTGGTCAGTCTGCAGGCTTTAATATACTACAATATTCAGCCTTATCTATACCATTTATAATATTAGTGCAGACATCCACAGCTATATTGCAGGGAGTAGGATATTATATTAGACCTGTATTTAATTTAGCTGTAGGATGCATTATAAAAATAATTATAACTTTATCTATGGTACCCGTTCCTTCTATAAATATTTATGGAGCAATTTTAGGAAGTATAGGAGGATATGCGGTAACATGTGTTTTAAATATAGTATTTTTAAGTAAAAAGTTAAAAATAAATATGAATTATTTCCAGACTATGGTTAAACCAGCATTTGCTTCTTTTTTTATGATAGGATCTGTTGTAATTATATATTGGTACGTCTATAATTATACCATGAGCAGCAGAATAGCCTGTTTTTTATCTATTATTTCAGGTCTAATTATATATGTGCCTCTTATAGTTGTATTTGGCATATTTAAATATAGTTATATAAAAGATAAATTTTTAAAGAAATAA
- a CDS encoding peptidylprolyl isomerase, with amino-acid sequence MKNIGRLAVTALIAVFIFSVTGCNMIEKTPEAIAKSMVAEVNGEKITRSDLDKDPNTIQLIAQVKQQYGENYKENEDAVNTIKTQKEQILDDLITNKVVAQKAKELKLLPDETKLKSDMETQIAQLKKQNFNDDAEQFNTALKAQGFTEESFKAMFLSQLRTQQTLEKVTESISKNIKITDKEIEDYYNANKSKYTEQPNKMHLAHILVKTEDEAKKVKKRLDDGEDFAKVAKEVSEDTASKDNGGDLGTVNYDNSGFDADFMAGALALKEGAISKPVKSSFGYHIIKCIKKEEYPVKALSAVKDQIKTQLESDKKNSLVSQKIQEWKKASTITKKEKNII; translated from the coding sequence GTGAAAAATATAGGAAGGTTGGCGGTTACTGCACTTATAGCAGTATTTATATTTTCAGTAACTGGATGCAATATGATAGAGAAAACACCAGAGGCCATAGCTAAGAGTATGGTAGCAGAGGTTAATGGGGAGAAGATAACAAGAAGTGATCTAGATAAGGATCCAAATACAATACAATTAATAGCCCAAGTTAAGCAGCAATATGGGGAAAACTATAAAGAAAATGAAGATGCGGTTAATACTATAAAGACTCAAAAAGAGCAGATACTTGATGATTTAATTACAAATAAGGTAGTTGCACAAAAAGCTAAGGAATTGAAACTTTTACCGGATGAGACTAAACTTAAATCTGATATGGAGACTCAAATTGCACAACTTAAGAAACAGAATTTTAATGATGATGCAGAACAATTTAATACTGCATTAAAAGCACAGGGATTTACTGAAGAATCATTTAAAGCTATGTTTTTATCTCAGTTGAGAACTCAGCAGACTCTGGAAAAAGTAACTGAGAGTATTTCAAAAAATATAAAAATAACAGATAAGGAAATAGAAGATTATTATAATGCCAATAAGAGTAAATATACAGAACAACCTAATAAGATGCATTTGGCTCACATACTGGTAAAGACTGAAGATGAAGCCAAGAAAGTAAAAAAGAGATTAGATGATGGAGAAGATTTTGCAAAAGTTGCAAAAGAAGTATCGGAAGATACAGCTAGTAAAGATAACGGTGGAGATTTAGGAACTGTAAATTATGATAATTCAGGATTTGATGCTGATTTTATGGCAGGAGCTCTGGCATTAAAAGAAGGTGCTATATCAAAACCAGTTAAAAGTAGTTTTGGATATCATATAATAAAGTGTATAAAAAAGGAAGAATATCCAGTTAAGGCTCTTAGTGCAGTTAAGGATCAGATAAAAACACAACTTGAAAGTGATAAAAAGAACAGTTTAGTTTCCCAAAAAATTCAGGAATGGAAAAAAGCTTCTACCATAACTAAAAAAGAGAAAAATATTATATAG
- the yabQ gene encoding spore cortex biosynthesis protein YabQ gives MIISIGEQIRLIIFSIMAGIITGILFDFYRLIRGYSNLSKIIMFIEDTLFWIFTAIIVFVFLLYTNYAYMGMYAYVLLAVGIYIYMKFFSNIFVKFHKSLFKVWGRIFRIIINILCYPFQYLIYNIARKNKKNYKN, from the coding sequence ATGATTATATCAATAGGAGAACAAATTCGACTTATAATATTTAGTATTATGGCAGGAATAATAACCGGAATATTATTTGATTTTTATAGGTTAATACGAGGATACTCTAATTTAAGTAAAATAATAATGTTCATAGAAGATACTCTGTTTTGGATATTTACCGCTATAATTGTATTCGTGTTTTTACTTTATACTAATTATGCATATATGGGTATGTATGCATATGTATTATTAGCAGTAGGAATATATATATATATGAAATTTTTCAGCAATATATTTGTAAAATTTCACAAGAGCCTATTTAAAGTGTGGGGAAGGATTTTTAGGATAATTATAAATATATTATGTTATCCATTCCAGTACCTTATTTATAATATCGCGAGAAAAAATAAAAAAAATTATAAAAATTAA
- a CDS encoding S1 domain-containing RNA-binding protein → MTLKAGSILEGTVINITSFGAFVDVNGKTGLVHISEVSDTYVKNIRDYLKEKDKIRVKIISIDDNGKISLSMKQAEKDKKSLKPQEIDWQKEKTRNNQGSFEDRLSKFLKDSEERFQDIKKHQDSKGKGYKKSSNY, encoded by the coding sequence ATGACCTTAAAGGCAGGAAGCATACTAGAAGGTACAGTGATTAATATTACCAGTTTTGGAGCATTCGTGGACGTTAATGGTAAAACAGGATTAGTGCACATATCTGAAGTGTCAGATACCTATGTTAAAAATATAAGAGATTATTTAAAAGAAAAAGATAAGATAAGAGTCAAAATAATTTCTATTGATGATAATGGTAAGATAAGTCTATCTATGAAACAAGCAGAAAAGGATAAAAAAAGTTTAAAACCACAGGAAATAGACTGGCAAAAAGAAAAAACCAGAAATAATCAAGGCAGTTTTGAAGATAGATTATCTAAGTTCTTAAAAGATAGTGAAGAGAGATTTCAAGATATTAAAAAGCATCAGGATTCAAAGGGCAAAGGGTACAAAAAATCATCTAATTATTAG
- the spoIIE gene encoding stage II sporulation protein E, with amino-acid sequence MQYGVEVVTYQRTEKLKGEEKKRKFEQLRNIVKLIFYFLCGFLVSRVMMVNLMAPFGIAFFISMALCEKRKPALVTGIGTLLGYISIYGNIKYLPSYCIVTVTLVTLNYILKNSIKVKKLILFFAVTFLELFAYKFFAINLSPGVAILNSMFEIMCIFPLYFIINYSIICFNQLKTRHLYSSEEIISMSITTSLIIAGTWGTTIQGVSIRNVVALTFILILGYVKGSASGAAGGVAMGTIIGVTSNDMMTYVSVYGLCGLISGLFRETGKWMSGAGYIIGFAVLKMYSNIGSQFKIIEVLISCIIYFGIPQSIYRKVELELDWQKKQEHLKENYADKIKSIFMHRLDSFSHVLNDISSVLSRLASNNKLTMKTKSSALIENLADRVCSNCDMNNMCWKRETFYTYNAFLELIQNYQENKKFIPEELQKKCTRRTLLLKNTKEIVNNYIVDEMWKSRLSECRELLAYQIGNMGKTVGEIVQDLNLDVRFNTSVENNIRRILNKNNIRYKDVFCFKDKNEHLVINLSMEVCGGKQDCIKKILPLINNITGKLMALSKDSCDINFSANSCSVTFEETPKYHIVTHVISQCKHGEKYNGDSYSFCKLPDGTYMTIISDGMGSGPQAGEESSAAVELIEKFAKAGFNKMTAINTVNSIMGIKFTEDEKFSTLDLSSINLYKGEIDFMKVGATASFIKRGEDILVIKSKTLPIGILDKPDIDIINKPVMNGDFIIMVSDGVIDYNSESAGNFIWMIEFLRKLDCTEPKDMCEKIMDKSKELSGGKVKDDMTVIVEKVYTLY; translated from the coding sequence ATGCAATATGGAGTAGAGGTTGTTACTTATCAAAGAACAGAAAAGTTAAAGGGTGAAGAAAAAAAGCGTAAATTTGAACAATTAAGAAATATAGTAAAACTAATATTTTATTTTTTGTGTGGATTTTTAGTATCTAGGGTCATGATGGTAAATCTTATGGCTCCTTTTGGCATAGCTTTTTTTATATCTATGGCTTTATGTGAAAAAAGAAAACCTGCATTAGTAACAGGAATTGGTACATTGCTTGGATATATTTCAATATATGGAAATATAAAATATCTTCCCTCTTATTGTATAGTAACTGTTACATTAGTAACTTTAAATTATATATTAAAAAATAGTATTAAAGTTAAAAAGTTAATTTTATTTTTTGCTGTTACTTTCTTAGAGCTTTTTGCTTATAAATTTTTTGCAATTAATCTTTCACCTGGGGTAGCTATTTTAAATTCTATGTTTGAAATTATGTGTATATTCCCATTATATTTTATTATTAATTATTCTATAATATGTTTTAATCAATTAAAGACTAGGCATCTTTATAGTAGTGAAGAAATAATTAGCATGTCCATAACTACTTCATTAATTATAGCGGGTACTTGGGGAACGACTATTCAAGGTGTATCTATTAGGAATGTAGTGGCATTGACTTTTATACTTATACTGGGTTATGTAAAAGGAAGTGCTTCGGGTGCTGCAGGTGGTGTAGCTATGGGTACAATAATAGGAGTGACATCTAATGATATGATGACCTATGTTTCAGTCTATGGGTTATGCGGACTTATATCAGGCTTATTTAGAGAAACAGGTAAATGGATGAGTGGCGCAGGTTATATCATAGGATTTGCTGTATTAAAGATGTATTCTAATATAGGTTCTCAGTTTAAAATAATAGAAGTACTTATAAGCTGTATTATATATTTTGGAATACCACAGAGTATATATAGAAAAGTAGAATTAGAATTGGATTGGCAAAAGAAACAAGAACATTTAAAGGAGAATTATGCGGATAAAATCAAATCTATTTTTATGCATAGGCTTGATAGTTTTTCTCATGTACTTAATGATATATCTTCTGTTCTTTCAAGGTTGGCTAGTAATAATAAGCTTACTATGAAAACTAAGAGTAGCGCACTTATAGAAAATTTAGCAGATAGAGTTTGTTCAAATTGTGATATGAATAATATGTGCTGGAAGAGAGAAACTTTTTATACTTATAATGCATTTTTAGAATTAATACAGAATTACCAGGAAAATAAAAAGTTTATTCCAGAGGAACTACAAAAAAAATGTACTCGGAGAACTTTGCTTTTAAAGAATACTAAAGAGATTGTAAATAATTATATTGTAGACGAGATGTGGAAGAGTAGATTAAGTGAATGTAGGGAGCTATTGGCATATCAAATAGGCAATATGGGAAAAACTGTAGGTGAGATAGTACAGGATTTAAACTTAGATGTGAGGTTTAATACATCAGTAGAAAATAATATACGGAGGATCTTAAACAAAAATAATATAAGGTACAAGGATGTATTTTGTTTTAAAGATAAAAATGAACATCTAGTTATAAATTTATCTATGGAGGTCTGCGGAGGAAAACAAGATTGTATAAAAAAAATATTACCTTTAATTAATAATATAACTGGGAAGCTTATGGCCTTAAGTAAAGATAGTTGTGATATAAATTTTTCAGCTAACAGTTGTAGTGTAACTTTTGAAGAAACTCCAAAGTACCATATTGTCACTCATGTGATTAGTCAGTGTAAACATGGAGAAAAGTATAATGGAGATAGTTATAGTTTTTGTAAACTACCGGATGGCACTTATATGACAATTATAAGTGATGGAATGGGTTCTGGACCTCAGGCTGGAGAAGAGAGCAGTGCTGCCGTTGAACTTATAGAGAAATTTGCAAAGGCAGGTTTTAATAAGATGACTGCTATTAATACAGTTAACTCTATTATGGGGATCAAATTTACTGAAGATGAAAAATTTTCTACGTTAGATTTGAGCAGTATAAATTTGTATAAGGGAGAAATAGATTTTATGAAAGTTGGAGCTACAGCTAGTTTTATAAAGAGAGGAGAAGATATTTTAGTAATAAAGTCAAAGACACTCCCTATAGGTATATTAGATAAACCTGATATAGATATAATAAACAAACCTGTAATGAATGGGGATTTTATAATAATGGTCAGTGATGGCGTAATTGACTATAATAGTGAATCAGCAGGTAATTTTATATGGATGATAGAATTTTTAAGGAAGTTAGATTGTACTGAGCCTAAGGACATGTGCGAGAAAATTATGGATAAATCCAAAGAATTATCTGGAGGAAAGGTAAAAGATGACATGACAGTAATAGTGGAAAAAGTTTATACTCTTTATTGA
- a CDS encoding HU family DNA-binding protein — MNKSELIVGIAEKSKLTKKDAEAALKGFIESVEETLEKGEKVQLVGFGTFETRKRAARVGRNPRTKEVINIPESTVPVFKAGKEFRDKVNK; from the coding sequence ATGAATAAATCAGAATTAATTGTTGGTATAGCAGAAAAATCCAAGTTAACTAAAAAAGATGCAGAGGCAGCTTTAAAGGGATTCATAGAAAGTGTAGAGGAGACATTAGAAAAAGGAGAGAAAGTTCAATTAGTAGGGTTCGGGACATTTGAAACAAGAAAAAGAGCTGCAAGAGTTGGAAGAAATCCAAGGACTAAAGAAGTGATAAACATACCAGAATCAACAGTTCCTGTATTTAAGGCTGGTAAGGAATTTAGAGATAAAGTAAATAAATAG
- a CDS encoding FtsB family cell division protein, which yields MKVRIKWKKIFFLLIILYVVYIFVSQQITMYNIKKQITERKVEEIRMKQKNQKLQDEVKMSTSDAYIEKLAREKLGLINEGETPVIDKKN from the coding sequence ATGAAAGTAAGAATTAAATGGAAAAAAATATTTTTTTTATTAATAATTCTATATGTGGTATATATTTTTGTAAGTCAACAGATTACTATGTATAATATAAAAAAACAGATTACTGAGAGAAAAGTTGAAGAGATTAGGATGAAACAAAAAAATCAAAAATTACAGGATGAAGTTAAGATGTCTACATCTGATGCTTACATAGAAAAGTTAGCTAGAGAAAAATTAGGTCTTATTAATGAAGGTGAAACTCCTGTAATAGACAAAAAAAATTAA
- the spoVT gene encoding stage V sporulation protein T — protein sequence MKATGIVRRIDDLGRVVIPKEIRRTLRIREGDPLEIFTDREGGVILKKYSPIGELSDFSKGYTESLQQTIGHIVMICDKDSVVSVTGTPKKEYIEKKISPELEKLIEDRRTVSTCRNENQIIPLYDDEDIEGKYSAQVICPIIAGGDAIGAVIIVSKEEAEFGDVEIKLAETASSFLGKQMEQ from the coding sequence ATGAAAGCAACAGGAATTGTTAGAAGAATAGACGATTTAGGTAGAGTTGTTATACCAAAGGAAATAAGAAGGACTCTTAGAATAAGGGAGGGAGATCCTTTAGAGATATTTACAGACAGAGAAGGAGGAGTCATACTGAAAAAATATTCTCCTATTGGAGAGTTAAGTGATTTTTCAAAAGGGTATACAGAATCACTTCAGCAGACTATAGGTCATATAGTTATGATTTGTGATAAAGACAGCGTAGTATCCGTAACTGGTACACCAAAAAAGGAATATATAGAAAAGAAAATAAGTCCTGAACTAGAAAAACTTATAGAAGATAGAAGGACAGTATCAACATGTAGGAATGAAAATCAGATTATTCCGTTATATGATGATGAGGACATAGAAGGAAAGTATTCAGCTCAGGTTATATGTCCTATAATAGCAGGAGGAGATGCAATTGGAGCTGTAATAATAGTGTCAAAAGAAGAAGCTGAATTTGGGGATGTGGAAATTAAATTAGCCGAAACTGCATCATCCTTTTTAGGAAAGCAAATGGAACAATAG
- a CDS encoding RNA-binding S4 domain-containing protein gives MRLDKYLKVSRIIKRRTIAKEACEGGRVTINGKIAKPSTEVKEGDIIEIKYANRSLKAKILDIQNHVKKEEVQNMYEIISG, from the coding sequence ATGAGATTGGATAAATATCTTAAGGTATCCAGAATAATAAAAAGAAGAACAATAGCAAAGGAAGCCTGTGAAGGCGGACGAGTTACTATAAATGGTAAAATAGCCAAACCTAGTACGGAAGTTAAAGAAGGAGATATAATAGAAATTAAATATGCAAATAGATCTCTAAAGGCAAAGATTCTGGATATTCAAAATCATGTTAAAAAAGAAGAAGTTCAAAATATGTATGAAATAATTTCAGGTTAA